A window of the Streptomyces sp. NBC_00250 genome harbors these coding sequences:
- a CDS encoding FadR/GntR family transcriptional regulator, whose protein sequence is MALRAAGRTSLVDSVVDQLRTQLADGEWAVGDRIPTEHELAQQLGVGRNTVREAVRVLVHAGLLESRQGNGTFVRSTADPAAVLRGMRHAGAGDVLELRVALEAEAARLAAARRDTHDLLRLRAALTTLREEGDRDADADLAFHLAVVGATHNAAFVEVYRFFSAQVHEVLVEALGDREMPPVDIDAHEALVAAIEAADPEAAERQARELLRVPMETVAALTENS, encoded by the coding sequence ATGGCACTCAGGGCGGCGGGACGGACCTCGCTGGTGGACTCCGTCGTGGACCAGCTGCGGACACAGCTCGCGGACGGCGAGTGGGCGGTCGGCGACCGCATCCCGACCGAGCACGAGCTCGCGCAGCAGCTCGGCGTGGGCCGCAACACCGTCCGGGAGGCGGTCCGCGTCCTGGTCCACGCGGGTCTCCTCGAATCCCGACAGGGCAACGGCACCTTCGTCAGGTCGACCGCCGATCCGGCGGCCGTGCTGCGCGGGATGCGGCACGCGGGCGCGGGCGACGTCCTCGAACTCCGGGTGGCCCTGGAGGCCGAGGCCGCCCGGCTCGCGGCGGCCCGGCGGGACACCCACGACCTGCTGCGGCTCCGGGCGGCCCTGACCACCCTGCGCGAGGAGGGCGACCGGGACGCGGACGCGGACCTCGCCTTCCACCTGGCGGTCGTCGGCGCCACCCACAACGCGGCCTTCGTCGAGGTCTACCGGTTCTTCTCCGCCCAGGTCCACGAGGTGCTCGTGGAGGCCCTCGGCGACCGGGAGATGCCGCCGGTCGACATAGACGCCCACGAGGCCCTGGTGGCGGCGATCGAGGCGGCCGACCCGGAGGCGGCGGAGCGGCAGGCCCGCGAGCTGCTGCGGGTCCCGATGGAGACCGTCGCGGCGCTGACGGAGAACTCCTGA